One part of the Rutidosis leptorrhynchoides isolate AG116_Rl617_1_P2 chromosome 1, CSIRO_AGI_Rlap_v1, whole genome shotgun sequence genome encodes these proteins:
- the LOC139862169 gene encoding glucan endo-1,3-beta-glucosidase 11-like, producing the protein MTNSTTHFFHFSAALLLLFHLPFPLISASSIGINYGQIANNLPSPEKVVPLVKSIGINKIKLYDANPEVLKAFSNTNVEFIVGIGNEYLSKLQDPVAGQSWVNSNIQPYLPATKITSVAVGNEVLTFNDTSLSGYLLPAMQSIHTALVNMKLDSKITVTTPHSLAILETSYPPSSGTFRQDLIGCLTPILDFLSENCSPFLINAYPFFAYKGNSKQVSLDYVLFQPNDGILDSGTNLHYDNMLFAQIDAVYAALSSLGYKKLPVQISETGWPSKGDDNEIGASPENAKKYNKYLLKIVSKQKGTPAMPDYDLNIFVFALFNENLKPGPTSERNYGLFNPDGTPAYDLGFSGGPSGGSSGHNKTGMQPPPQIFVTPENPSDGYMSISSVERIVLKNSVGIVLLLAMSWISMGF; encoded by the exons ATGACAAATTCCACCACCCATTTCTTCCACTTCTCCGCCGCCCTCCTCCTCCTCTTTCACCTCCCATTTCCACTCATATCCGCATCTTCAATCGGAATCAATTACGGCCAAATAGCCAATAACCTTCCATCACCCGAAAAAGTAGTCCCATTAGTCAAATCAATCGGTATCAACAAAATCAAACTCTACGACGCTAATCCCGAAGTACTAAAAGCATTTTCCAATACCAACGTCGAATTCATCGTCGGAATTGGCAATGAGTACTTATCGAAACTACAAGACCCTGTTGCGGGTCAATCATGGGTCAACTCAAACATTCAACCTTACCTTCCTGCAACTAAAATCACCTCCGTTGCAGTTGGAAACGAAGTTTTAACATTTAACGATACGTCACTCTCCGGTTATTTACTTCCAGCTATGCAAAGTATACACACTGCTCTAGTTAACATGAAACTAGACTCGAAAATTACTGTAACCACCCCACATTCTTTAGCTATTCTAGAAACTTCTTATCCTCCATCTTCAGGAACTTTCAGGCAAGATCTAATCGGTTGTCTTACTCCAATCTTGGACTTCCTTTCGGAAAATTGCTCTCCGTTTTTGATCAATGCATATCCGTTTTTCGCCTACAAAG GTAATTCAAAGCAGGTGTCACTAGATTACGTTCTGTTTCAACCGAATGATGGAATCCTAGATTCTGGAACCAACTTACATTACGACAACATGTTGTTTGCACAAATTGATGCTGTGTATGCAGCTCTTAGTTCCTTGGGTTACAAGAAACTTCCGGTTCAAATATCTGAAACAGGATGGCCATCCAAGGGAGACGATAATGAAATCGGGGCATCACCCGAAAATGCTAAGAAATATAATAAATACTTACTAAAAATTGTTAGTAAACAAAAAGGAACACCTGCAATGCCTGATTATGATTTGAATATATTTGTGTTTGCTTTGTTTAATGAGAATTTAAAGCCTGGGCCCACTTCTGAAAGGAATTACGGATTGTTTAATCCGGATGGAACTCCGGCTTACGATCTTGGGTTTTCGGGCGGACCGAGTGGAGGAAGTTCGGGTCATAATAAGACAGGGATGCAGCCGCCGCCGCAGATTTTTGTAACGCCGGAGAATCCTTCCGATGGGTATATGTCAATTTCCTCTGTG GAAAGAATCGTTTTGAAGAACAGTGTTGGAATCGTATTATTATTGGCAATGAGTTGGATTTCAATGGGGTTCTAG
- the LOC139862178 gene encoding uncharacterized protein, with the protein MKSRSHRLPTISDTPDDWVDESWVVDCVCGVNFDDGEEMVDCDECGVWVHTRCSRYVKSEKLFACDKCKSKRLRKESEETEVAQLLVELPTKTLRMDNPYPLSFPGQNLFHVRTEVPMEEKVHVHGVPGGDTALFNGASSLFGPELWKCTGYVPKKFNHQYREFPCWDNRRDDDNDDDKKRKEDNENRANNGADALFSLSKENGELKTQVNGVGRLDMGPPSGVMKMQQVEIYEGRRVRKERSSVKPIVFRSGSHGDQNRKKNAKSMEKDGDSKKKKHHYSDKVPTTSSDAKQSESNEGKSLKVFKTDKQRYRLEKSKVVVQNTHKTDDNNPSSSVQPSENVDGSTPVPSKDAKQVDENDGIQVLSSDQVSHKKEDDMASMLIQSPIETNTLKHEDVNDANDNGRSSYKSNGSRSNTNNLEKLDSASNGELHPQIEVKAEEINHSLKTTNTQNVSPSDKTLAQDTKVPDDSSSASFEMKKEAVSVSKRVQTIDKDQPHIETKPGESSCGPSQPKEPMKGSENLTVARISSEAQIKLHGTVSISKGTPSYRKVTVSTVAKSAGKSSSKPSVSDKARNLNPDDCSSSGKQKSSSDDVKIKKDNNGEASEKPKKSVKDVPKSSSTSALKSSHLSKSSHAIATKKNSSDLKDSSVLSSSKTSSATRDSGDSASSLRSNSGAHEPNKTTSEKITRHHAPKNHSPHVHSQPPATLSDEELALLLHQELNSSPRVPRVPRMRNAGSLPQPASGMSTSTLMKRTSSSGLKDNGLVSKKKNKDLANTVTNSRESDRGKKNDKTPSGAYTRRHDPLRNGSVKVVQPPASTTGSGPSSSNEVNQNASDGETGAITHHTLPALLADIMGKGERMTYEELCNAVLPHWPNLRKHNGERYAYSSHSQAVLDCLRNRSEWSRLVDRGPKTNVGRKRRKSEVDEPNLESEDDDYSTDRNTKDVDNNNNGKRKTRKQRRVALQGKGIKDVRRRRKTEVSDVESSSSSESSEESEYSDEEMQEGKTSGGPNEASASSDETETMS; encoded by the exons ATGAAAAGCCGATCGCATAGGTTACCGACGATTTCGGACACACCGGATGACTGGGTGGATGAGTCATGGGTGGTGGATTGTGTTTGTGGAGTTAATTTTGATGATGGTGAGGAAATGGTTGATTGTGATGAATGTGGTGTGTGGGTGCACACCAGGTGTTCGAGATATGTCAAGAGCGAAAAATTGTTTGCTTGTGATAAGTGTAAAAGTAAGAGGCTTAGGAAAGAGAGTGAAGAAACGGAAGTTGCACAATTGTTAGTTGAATTGCCTACTAAAACGTTGAGAATGGATAATCCGTATCCGTTGAGTTTCCCGGGTCAAAATTTGTTTCATGTACGGACGGAGGTTCCTATGGAAGAAAAGGTGCATGTGCACGGTGTACCTGGTGGTGATACTGCTTTGTTTAACGGGGCTTCTTCACTTTTCGGTCCTGAACTTTGGAAATGTACGGGTTATGTTCCTAAAAAGTTTAATCATCAATATCGGGAGTTCCCTTGTTGGGATAACAGGCGtgatgatgacaatgatgatgATAAGAAAAGGAAAGAGGATAATGAAAATCGTGCTAACAATGGGGCAGATGCGTTGTTTTCGTTGTCAAAGGAGAATGGTGAATTGAAAACTCAAGTTAATGGTGTAGGTCGGTTGGATATGGGCCCACCAAGTGGTGTTATGAAAATGCAACAGGTTGAAATCTATGAAGGTAGACGAGTGAGAAAGGAACGTAGTTCAGTTAAGCCAATTGTGTTTCGTTCAGGCAGCCATGGGGATCAAAACAGGAAGAAAAATGCCAAATCTATGGAGAAAGATGGGGATAGTAAAAAGAAAAAGCATCATTATTCTGATAAAG tgcCCACTACATCGAGTGATGCAAAACAATCAGAATCAAACGAAGGGAAATCTCTTAAGGTTTTCAAGACTGATAAGCAAAGATACAGACTTGAAAAATCAAAAGTGGTTGTGCAGAACACTCATAAAACAGATGATAACAACCCGTCTTCTAGTGTACAACCTTCAGAAAATGTAGATGGTTCAACACCTGTCCCCTCAAAAGATGCAAAACAAGTGGATGAAAATGATGGAATTCAAGTTCTTTCAAGTGATCAAGTTTCTCATAAAAAAGAGGATGACATGGCATCAATGTTAATACAAAGTCCAATTGAAACTAATACCTTGAAACATGAG GATGTTAATGATGCTAATGACAATGGAAGAAGTAGCTATAAAAGCAATGGAAGTCGTTCGAATACGAACAATCTGGAAAAATTAGACTCGGCTTCAAATGGCGAACTCCATCCTCAAATTGAAGTGAAAGCAGAAGAAATTAATCATTCTCTAAAGACTACTAATACTCAAAATGTTTCCCCGAGTGATAAAACCTTGGCTCAGGATACAAAAGTTCCTGATGATTCTTCTTCTGCAAGTTTTGAAATGAAGAAAGAGGCTGTATCTGTGTCAAAAAGGGTTCAAACCATTGACAAAGACCAGCCACACATTGAGACTAAACCAGGTGAATCATCCTGTGGGCCCAGCCAGCCCAAAGAACCAATGAAGGGATCGGAAAATTTAACAGTAGCTCGAATTTCTTCTGAAGCCCAAATTAAATTACATGGAACGGTTTCAATTTCAAAAGGGACACCTAGTTATCGTAAAGTGACCGTATCTACTGTTGCAAAATCTGCCGGAAAATCTTCTTCAAAACCGTCGGTGTCTGATAAGGCTAGAAATTTAAACCCGGATGATTGTAGTTCAAGTGGCAAACAGAAGTCATCCTCGGATGATGTTAAGATCAAAAAAGATAATAACGGGGAAGCTTCTGAGAAGCCTAAGAAATCTGTAAAAGACGTCCCAAAATCATCATCTACATCCGCCCTAAAGTCTTCACATTTGAGCAAGTCCTCACATGCAATTGCTACCAAAAAGAATTCATCTGATTTGAAGGATTCTTCAGTTTTATCATCCTCTAAAACGTCTTCTGCCACCCGGGACTCGGGTGATTCTGCCAGTTCATTACGAAGTAATAGTGGTGCCCACGAACCGAATAAAACTACTTCTGAAAAGATAACTAGACATCATGCGCCGAAGAATCATTCGCCACATGTTCATTCCCAGCCACCTGCAACCTTAAGTGATGAAGAG CTTGCTTTACTTTTACATCAAGAACTGAATAGTTCACCAAGGGTTCCACGGGTGCCACGTATGCGCAATGCTGGCAGCTTACCTCAGCCAGCTTCTGGTATGTCTACCAGCACACTAATGAAACGAACATCTTCTTCTGGACTAAAGGATAATGGGTTGGTATCAAAAAAGAAAAATAAGGATTTAGCAAATACAGTGACTAATTCTCGTGAGTCGGATCGAGGGAAAAAAAACGATAAAACTCCCTCTGGGGCCTACACGAGGAGACACGATCCTCTCAGAAATGGTTCAGTGAAAGTGGTACAACCTCCTGCCTCAACAACAGGCAGTGGTCCATCTTCGTCTAATGAAGTTAATCAAAATGCGTCTGATGGTGAAACTGGTGCAATCACCCATCACACTTTACCAG CGTTGCTTGCTGACATCATGGGCAAAGGTGAGCGGATGACATATGAAGAACTTTGCAATGCTGTTCTACCG CATTGGCCTAATCTGCGTAAACATAATGGAGAGCGTTATGCATATTCGAGTCATTCTCAAGCTGTTCTTGATTGCTTGAGAAACCGGAGTGAATGGTCCAGATTAGTTGATCGTGGCCCGAAG ACAAATGTGGGTAGGAAAAGACGCAAGTCTGAAGTTGATGAGCCGAATCTTGAATCAGAAGATGATGATTATAGCACCGACAGAAACACAAAAGATGTAGATAATAACAATAACGGGAAACGAAAAACCAGGAAACAAAGGCGAGTTGCTTTGCAAGGAAAAGGAATAAAGGATGTTCGAAGGAGACGTAAAACAGAAGTTAGTGATGTtgagtcttcttcttcttctgaatCTAGTGAAGAAAGCGAGTACAGCGATGAAGAAATGCAAGAAGGGAAAACATCAGGAGGACCGAACGAGGCTTCTGCTAGCTCAGATGAGACAGAAACGATGTCATAA